ctgcccctgcctctctccttgcccctctctgccccctggtgcttgtccctcccctcctctgccctccctgTGTCTGCCCTTCTGCTCAACCCCCTCAGTCCCCCTGGCACCTACCCTTTCCCTTACCCCCCGCACCCTTCTGGTGCCgaccccttccctccttccccctgccccccaacacctGACCCTCCCCTTGTCCCTTTCCTCCCTGGTGCCTACCCCCTCACCACCCTCCGCCCCActgaccccactctcctctcGCCCCTCTGCCACCATCATCCATGCCACCTTCTCTTTATTtctcacctctgcccctcccctcgcCCTCTGGCTCCAtgacacctgcacccctcaccaccCCTCTAGTCCCCTGGTGccagctcctcctctgccccaagtCCCATCTCTACCCTTGCCCCATCTGCCTTCCTGGTGCCTGCCATTTCCTTTGCCCCCTCTGCCCGCCTGGTGCAagtcccttccctctcccccctttgGACCCCTGGTCTCTGCCCTTCCCCTCACCTCAgcactgccccgcccctcccctccccctctcctaaTCTCTGGGTCCCACCCCTCCCTTcatcctccctctgcccccctggtGCCCACATCTCCCTTCACACTCCTCTGCCCCCTAGGTCCTGCCCTTCTCcacacccctctctctgcccccttctgctcacctgctccctcaccccccattctgccccctggcaCCAGTGCCTGCCCATTTGCTACCCCCCATGGTTCCACCTCCCCACTCCTCATCATCTCACCCCCTGGCAGCTCACCCTCCCcttgatttcccctccccattggagctcccccattccctcacacccctctgccccctggtgcccaccccttcccttggcccctgcagccccctggggtCCATCCCCTTCTTCTCCCATGgagcccaccccttcccccaccccctgcagcccccaggatCCTGCCCTTCACCCCCCTCTGTTCTTATggtgcctgccccttcccttgtCCCCACATTGCCCTtgtgcctgcccctcccctctacCCTTCCCCCCTCTACTCCtgtcacctgcccctcccctctaccccttccccctctgtcctgtcacctgcccctcccctctactcctcccccctctgctcctgtcacctgcccctcccctctaccccttccccctctACTCCtgtcacctgcccctcccctctacTCCTCCCCCCTCTACTCCtgtcacctgcccctcccctctaccccttccccctctgtcctgtcacctgcccctcccctctaccccttccccctctgctcctgtcACCTGACCCTCCCCTTTCCTCTGCcagcatcagcctctcccctccccgcccccactgacaccttcccacccctcccccgctcctcctgCCCTTTCCCCCCCATCGTCTCCTCACAGGCAGaggggccctgactcccctcaggcaacaacccccccccagcgATTAACGGGGACCCAGGTTAATTTCCCTTCGatcccagtgaccagcccctgcccccggccctgaTTCTGTGCTTCTCCCCCCAGTGgacgtgactctggatccagacacggctcaTCCCCACCTCGTCCTGTCTGAGGATCGGAAACATGTGAGACACGGAGACAGACGCCAGGATCTGCCCGACAAGCCTGAGAGATTTGATAAATATCCCATTGTCCTGGGCGCTGAGAGGTTCACGGGCGGGAGGcgttactgggaggtggaggtgggagacaaGACAGGCTGGACTCTGGGGGTTTGTCGGGAATCTGTGCGCAGGAAGGGGAAGGTCACACCCAAACCTGAGGATGGATACTGGGTCATGCGGCTGAGGGACGGGGAATACGAGGCCTGCACTGGCCCCACGACCCCCCTCCCCGTGAGCGTCCGGCCCGGCCGGGTGGGGATTTTCCTGGACTATGAGGGGGGCGAGATCTCGTTTTACAATGTGACTGACGTGTCCCGTCTCTTCACGTTCACTGACACCTTCTCCAGGACGCTCCGCCCTTATTTCTGTCCCGGTCCCAATGCTGGGGGTACAAACGCGGCTCCCCTGATCATCTGCCCGGTCCCGGCTCCGGCCAGAGGGTATCGCTGTACCCTACTGTGACCCCGCGGCACAGACTGGCCCCCCCAGCGCGACTGCTCCTCCCGCCCCCCTGTGGTGGGGGCTGGTTACTGCAGCTACTGGAGTTTTTGTGCTGCCCGGACGCTGCCAGTTTCCCTTTTCCACTGGAGGGTCCAGtgaaaaaccggacacctggcaacccccaGCCCTCACCTTGCCCCGTCCCCTGCCCCGGGGGTAGCAGATGTTGGGGGATGGGGTCATTCATCCTGCCAGAATTTTCTAGCCCTGTGAAATCTCAATgtaaaataggaaagaaaaaagattaTTCTAATTTAGAAAATATTATTGTAACAAGGTGTAAATACAAGAATATTTCAATTTACATTTCAACAGTATTTCAAAATCAAGCAtctaaacatatttttagaaatggaattatttacatttattttttgattCTTCCCTCAAATCTAAATTGAAGTTTAACTTCTCTAAATAACGTCATTTGTATTTCAACTGTGGAATTTCaagaaatccaaaatatttatcttcacaaaatAAACTATTAAATTGTCAGACAGGGTTGTTCAGTTACTATATACGTGTGTCATAAACATCACAACTACACACATGTGCagctgctccctctctctctctctcctctcccccccactttATTGTCTTGACTGGTTCTCTCTGGAAGGCAGGGCACATACACCCACCTCCTGCACTACACCTTTGAAAATTAATAACTTAAAAATGATAGAATTAATGAagcaatatatttaaattaactcATACAAGATTATGTAATATTATTTGAAGTTCTGTCAGCATTAATTCACTTTCTAACTGCATATAATCAGTAATCAAGA
The window above is part of the Natator depressus isolate rNatDep1 chromosome 14, rNatDep2.hap1, whole genome shotgun sequence genome. Proteins encoded here:
- the LOC141998791 gene encoding E3 ubiquitin-protein ligase TRIM39-like, with amino-acid sequence MSNLLTSFNEQKVDVTLDPDTAHPHLVLSEDRKHVRHGDRRQDLPDKPERFDKYPIVLGAERFTGGRRYWEVEVGDKTGWTLGVCRESVRRKGKVTPKPEDGYWVMRLRDGEYEACTGPTTPLPVSVRPGRVGIFLDYEGGEISFYNVTDVSRLFTFTDTFSRTLRPYFCPGPNAGGTNAAPLIICPVPAPARGYRCTLL